In Cydia pomonella isolate Wapato2018A chromosome 1, ilCydPomo1, whole genome shotgun sequence, one genomic interval encodes:
- the LOC133516912 gene encoding formin-2-like isoform X1, which yields MDRAGKIASLTVLVKVVSCSIVGLTYMDPLNLVPSTSQLRGEDPCKPLYWYPRRIPDYCYAPKSNAAPPPAKLIPEPQPDPMPLPLPPIPLPLPPMPLPPIPLPPPPMPLPMPMPLPPPPMPLPVPMPMYLPMPGPPAVPLPMPGLMPLPAYAAPAPLPMGSPAYPLNLLPGPGIPAIQRGLVPGVEGLVSPDGAINILPFSDAYSELLEKHKQKMIRRRLQKLLDEYEYYPKKKNHRKHGWMDY from the exons ATGGACCGTGCTGGTAAG attgcATCTTTGACTGTTTTGGTGAAAGTAGTATCATGTTCCATAGTTGGTTTAACTTACATGGACCCCCTCAATCTGGTTCCATCTACATCTCAGTTGAGGGGCGAAGATCCTTGCAAGCCACTTTACTGGTACCCTAGAAGAATTCCTGATTACTGCTACGCTCCAAAATCGAATGCCGCACCGCCACCAGCTAAGCTCATACCTGAACCACAACCAGACCCAATGCCATTGCCTTTGCCGCCGATACCGTTGCCTTTGCCGCCGATGCCGTTGCCGCCGATACCGTTGCCTCCGCCGCCAATGCCGCTACCTATGCCGATGCCGTTGCCTCCGCCGCCAATGCCACTACCCGTGCCAATGCCGATGTATTTACCAATGCCAGGGCCTCCAGCTGTGCCTCTACCGATGCCAGGACTAATGCCTCTTCCAGCGTACGCTGCACCCGCACCTTTGCCCATGGGGTCTCCAGCATACccactaaatttactgccggGACCAGGTATACCCGCGATTCAAAGAGGCTTAGTTCCAGGTGTGGAGGGTCTAGTATCTCCTGACGGAGCAATAAACATTCTGCCATTCTCGGACGCATATTCAGAGCTACTGGAGAAACATAAACAGAAAATGATAAGGAGAAGGCTGCAAAAACTTCTCGACGAATACGAGTATTATCCCAAGAAGAAAAATCATCGAAAACATGGCTGGATGGATTATTAG
- the LOC133516912 gene encoding formin-2-like isoform X2 yields the protein MKPIASLTVLVKVVSCSIVGLTYMDPLNLVPSTSQLRGEDPCKPLYWYPRRIPDYCYAPKSNAAPPPAKLIPEPQPDPMPLPLPPIPLPLPPMPLPPIPLPPPPMPLPMPMPLPPPPMPLPVPMPMYLPMPGPPAVPLPMPGLMPLPAYAAPAPLPMGSPAYPLNLLPGPGIPAIQRGLVPGVEGLVSPDGAINILPFSDAYSELLEKHKQKMIRRRLQKLLDEYEYYPKKKNHRKHGWMDY from the exons ATGAAACCT attgcATCTTTGACTGTTTTGGTGAAAGTAGTATCATGTTCCATAGTTGGTTTAACTTACATGGACCCCCTCAATCTGGTTCCATCTACATCTCAGTTGAGGGGCGAAGATCCTTGCAAGCCACTTTACTGGTACCCTAGAAGAATTCCTGATTACTGCTACGCTCCAAAATCGAATGCCGCACCGCCACCAGCTAAGCTCATACCTGAACCACAACCAGACCCAATGCCATTGCCTTTGCCGCCGATACCGTTGCCTTTGCCGCCGATGCCGTTGCCGCCGATACCGTTGCCTCCGCCGCCAATGCCGCTACCTATGCCGATGCCGTTGCCTCCGCCGCCAATGCCACTACCCGTGCCAATGCCGATGTATTTACCAATGCCAGGGCCTCCAGCTGTGCCTCTACCGATGCCAGGACTAATGCCTCTTCCAGCGTACGCTGCACCCGCACCTTTGCCCATGGGGTCTCCAGCATACccactaaatttactgccggGACCAGGTATACCCGCGATTCAAAGAGGCTTAGTTCCAGGTGTGGAGGGTCTAGTATCTCCTGACGGAGCAATAAACATTCTGCCATTCTCGGACGCATATTCAGAGCTACTGGAGAAACATAAACAGAAAATGATAAGGAGAAGGCTGCAAAAACTTCTCGACGAATACGAGTATTATCCCAAGAAGAAAAATCATCGAAAACATGGCTGGATGGATTATTAG